The sequence tatttgtgatTTCTTTTGTTAAGGATCCTTCGATCTGAAATGAAAGTTCAGCAAAacaccttttcatcttgcaaaaacCAGAACTCTCTACCCATGAAACAAAACCTTATTCAGGGCCTTCCTATTTCTTATTCTGAAGAAACTCCCCAATGCCCAAACAGTTCCTGGCATATAACAGATGCCTGAAAGATACTGAATGAACCTGGCTTTAGATACCCACCGGGTTGTGATGTGGCTTAAGGAAAATGACAAACATCTAGCACTGTTCAAGAGTTAAGTGATCCACAAGCGTTCATCTCTGACCAGCTGTGTGGCTGGAGATGATGGTTGGGTGGTCAgtcatgtgtgtgtgggggggggggggcccactTGGCACACAGCTAAACGTGTCTCCGGTTGTGTGTGCGGAAGGTGACAGTGGTCTCCTATTGCATGTGGTCTCTGCATCGGAACCAAGACATTTTCTATTGTTCAGCTCTCTGGGCAGGGTTCCTGGACCTGCAATTTTCCAGTCCGGCTTCTGGTAGCCTCTCTGCCCCCATCTTTTTTTGCAGCCTGGGCTCAATCAGTATCCTGGCGAGGCAACAGAGCGGGTAGACTAGCCTGTCTGCAGCAGCACTCGCCAGGGAGAGGCCACAGGAGGGCCGTGCCCGGGTGCTAGCGCTCCCGTGCGCAGTGCGCGCCGCTAGCCGCGTCCAGGTCCCCGGCGCTCTGCCCagtgcggggagggaggggcgagGCTGGGGTCCCCGGGCGCCTGCGCTGCAGTCAGTTCCCTTTCAGACCTCCGCCGAAAGGGACCCGGAGGTGCTGTTGGGgaagaaagggggaggggggcaaCATCTGGTTTTGATTAGCAGACACCGAGTTACAGAGGCGGGTGGCGAGCTTGGGATCTAGAGAAAAAGGGGGAAGGCGGCTAGaactagaaaggaagaaatggggCTGGAGCTGGAAGGGATGCAGAGCGGAAGGGTGGGGTGGACGCTATAGGGGAGGCACCGTCCGTTAGCGTTTCCCTGGCCTTGTGTCCCCGCAGCTCAGAACCCGGAGAAGCTTCGCGCTCCCTCCCGCTCTAGCTCGCATTCGACTAACCCCACCCTTATTCCGTTTCCCTATTCCAAGTCTCTTCTTTCCCAATTGAGGTCCCCCTTCCCCCTCGCTTATCCTTTTCCGGTTCTCGCCTCCCCTGTCTGCCGGCCTTTCTCCCGGTCCCCCGCCGCCCCACCCGGCCCCGCGGCACTGCGGTTTCCCGTTCCTTGGATGCCCCGCACCCAGCCCGCCGCGGGGTCGCAGGGCAGAGATTGCCTTCAGTTTTCGGTCCTCCGTTCCCCTAGTCTCACCCCGCCTCACCACCCCTCGCCTTTACGATCTGGGTTTGGGTACATCTGGGTGGAGAGCAGAACCCAAGCCTGTCCTTGCCGCCCTCTTCCCGGTTCTCCTCCAGCACTTCAGTCCCAGGTAAACGTCTCCCAGCGGGCGAAAGGTGAGCCGCGGCTCCCgcccctgccttgcaggcaggccCCTCTCCAAGCACTGCGCAGCTCCTTCCCAGGGCGCCCTCGGTCCGTTTTCCGAAGCCTCGGGTCGGAAGGGCTGGCTTGGGCGCCAGTGACCTAGCCATCCCTGCGCCCCGGGTCCCGCCCTGGCTCCAGCTCCCACCTGGCCTCCGGTCCTCCGCCGCTGCAGCCGCCCGCAGACGCGCCGCCGCCTCCAGTTGCTGCACCGTGCCCCGCGCCCGCAGTTTTCaccaggggtgggagagggggagcGGGGAGGGCCCGGGGGCTCGGCCAATCAGAGGCTGAGCGGCCTCGAAAAAgggtggtggaggggggaggaggcGGTCCGAGATAGACGTGAAAGAGGGGACTTCTGCAGCAAAAGGGGGCCGCCATCCTGTGGCCGTCTGGCCTGGTCTGGGAGGGCAGGGTTCTGGACTGTGGAGATCGGGCTGGGGTCGCTCAGGGAACGCTAGCCGCCTCCGAGAGCCCCGCCACGACCACTCCCCTTTTAAGGCTTTAACCCTTTCTTTTGACCTAGGTTTCCGAAGCCTGCGCGAAAATCGAGGGGGTAAGGAATGGTCGATGGAAGCCAGCTGCTGGGCCCCCTTAGGCAGCGCCCACGCCTCCTCTTTTCCGTTTCAGCTAGAACCTATCTCCGCGGGAGCAGCCAGTGAGAGGTGTTTGGTGTTGGAATATTCCAGGTTTTCTCCAAAGGAAGATAGTGGGGTGTTTTTCCACATGGCAGTAGCCCTCAAGGGCAGCACTTGGTTTTTCCtggtccccagccctgccccaactCCTCACCCAGCCTAGAACACCCATCTCTTAAGAGGCTTTCTGCTCTGGGGCACTGTGTCCCTCAACTCCGGGGCTGGCACTTCCTGGTGCAGGCATCTAGAAGGTTCTTCTCAATTTCATGTTCCCCTCTTACCCCTCACACCCACCCAAGTCCCTGAGTGCTGTGTCCCTGGCCTTCAGACAAGAGGAGGGGTGCTGTCCTTTATAAAACACTCTGCTTGGCCCGTTCCATCCATGGCCACAATCTGCTGGGATCATCTCATCCCATTTCATGGCTAAGAGGTGGAGAGATGGCCAGTCGCCCTCTTGGGCTATGGAGCCCCAAGTCTTGGGAGCCCCAAGTCTTTGGTGCTGAGCTATATTCCACTGCTGCATCTCAGCCCAGGGGAAGGGGAAATTCTGGAActgtgggaagggagaggagacagGACCACTAGAAAGAATAGCAGATACCATGCTTTTAATCCTCTGGGGCATCTGTCCTTGCTCCATTTATTTGAAGTCACCAGAAGcccttggacttttttttttaaatagccagtGCTGATGACTTgtgtctccaattttttttttttggaacaaaGGTTTATTTGATTAATTTGCATCCTCGTGGCCTCTTTGTGAATTCTGGTTGGGACATCCTGTGGGCtgaccctgcccccctccccgccctcccctgCCTAGCcattctcctgtttcttcacagaGATCGGTGTTGGCACCTTCTCGGCCGTTTCCATTACTGTAATGGTACTGTTGGAAGCCATCCCTGGGCTAGCAAGTGGGAGAttcacctccttctccctcccttggAGGTTAGGTGGCCTCCCAGCACTTAGAGTGATGCAACTTTCTAACTGGAACAAGCCTCACAGATGGTCCAGTCCTCAGAGCCTTGGCTCTGGTAAACAGCAGGAGCTCCTGGAGCACTTTATGAGAAAGGTAGGTGCTCCTGCCCACCCAGGATTTCCCTAGCCTAGTAGTA comes from Cervus elaphus chromosome 1, mCerEla1.1, whole genome shotgun sequence and encodes:
- the LOC122701740 gene encoding uncharacterized protein LOC122701740 — its product is MGISQESHPASPPLAFTIWVWVHLGGEQNPSLSLPPSSRFSSSTSVPGFRSLRENRGEIGVGTFSAVSITVMVLLEAIPGLASGRFTSFSLPWRLGGLPALRVMQLSNWNKPHRWSSPQSLGSGKQQELLEHFMRKVFTEYQVGLPASNSTFPLAIYFTYGFSLCWCRRPQKFQETLSGFWPRSRLQAGGGEGLLTVRRLLSPLSWHYGDGGHLWAAQD